The genomic stretch AATACAACCCAATGGTCTGCGCCGCCTGCGGAAGCCCTCGGGAACAGTGATTTTCAGCACGTAAGGCAAACCTATTCTACCTTAGCTTATCGAATATTTTACACCCTGCTGTACTTACAATGGTGAATTCTCTAAATCTGATAATGCTGATCACACAGGCTGTTGGGGTATCAGGTTCCGGAAGCACCAACCAGAACGACAGCCCAACGATTGCGGGCCGTGAGGTGGCCAGGCCTGCGAAATGCCAGGTGTATCAGTATCTGAGAGTGGATAGTACGGCCCGGCAACTGGTTCTTACCCGCACCTATCACCCAAATGGTCGGGTATTGGAGGAACAATACAGCAAGTACCGGCTATCGCATGAATACATGGCGAGCACGGGCACGGAGCAATCCCGTTATCGGGATACGATGCTAGTTGAGCGCCTTGAAACCAACGAACGAGGCGACCAAATCAAGACTCGCTATTTCCACGACCATCTTAACCGACTAACGCGGGAGGAGCGTCTTACTTCTGAGCGGCGCCAGAAGAAAAACGTTGATAAAGGGAATGGAAGGCCCGGCGGCTGCATTCTGGTAGATTCTGATTTCCGAAAGCGTCGCACCTGGGAGAAGACCAGCGTCATTAACTACACCTATGATGCGCAGGGCCGGCTGGTAAGCTATGATGCCCCCAAGTTGCACTACTCTTCCCAAAACCGCTACACCTGGGCCTATGATAGCCTGGGGCGCATCAGTCAGCATTTCTCCTATGACCGGCAGCGCTTGATTTGGGTAGAGGAGTTTACCTACTTTCCAGGCGGTCACCGCTTCACTCGTACCTGGTACGATGCGGATGGCAGTCCAAACCATCTCAAGCCCGCGAGTAAAGGCTACTGGCCCCAGTACTCCACTACGTACCACTATGACGATAACCGCCAAGTTAAATTGGAGGAAACGTCCTCAGAAAAAGGCATTCTGGTCAGCCGCACCCAGTGGTATTACAATGCCCAGCACCAGCTTACAAAGACCGTCTACCAGAATGGAAAAGGCGAGGTCAAACTAACGCACTTGTTCAGCTATCAATAGGGCCTTTTTCTGGCCTGCTAAGCAAAATTAGGAACAGGTCGGAAGCTTCACAATAGTAGCAAAGTACCACGCCGGCACTAGGTCGCGCCAGGATGTTAAAATCACACTTATTCCAAGACCGCTCCGCTAACATCTATTATGTTAAGAGATAAAAATAAGAAATAGAATAAGCCATATACCACTACCTGTTCTTTCTTTTATCTTCTTTGTACATGTGCATAGAAGGCCTCTACCAACCTGCTAACCCTCGCAGAAATATATAAAGACCAGAAACCCATGAAAACGAGCAAACGAGCGGATCAATTGGTCTTCCTCGGCTCCCTAGTCTGCGCCTCATGCACCAGCCCAACCGGGGAGAATAACCGCGCTAACCCAGTGGCTGCAGTTGCCAAACCTGCTTCTGCACCTACGTACACTACTCAGGTCAAACAGAACACTCTGGCGGATTCTATCCAGCCCGCTCAGAGCGTGGCCGTGTTAACAGTTGGATTGTTCCATGCCGACGAAGTTTCAGCTGGATCGGCAAACAGGCCGTGGGTCGGCTTGTTTCTGGGCAAAGAAGGGCCATATCTGCAGCACACTACCATTCAGGTAGTGAAGGTGCGTGATGAGATGATGGACGGCGAGGAAGGGGAGGAAAGTGGCTGGGCAGTGACCACTACAAATCCCGACTCGACGCTGCTGTTAATGACCGGGCTATCCTACCTGCGAGACCGCCCCCTCGTGCCAGTAGCTTTACAGAAGCCTATCTTGTTGCCAGGAGAGAGAATGGACTTTGCCTACCATGGCGGGTTATATTGCTTGAGGTGGTCTAGCTAGGCCGGACAGCGAGAAGTCTTAACTTCCGCTGCCCATGACTGAAAAATCGCACCCTGGCGGCTTGGCTGCCACCCGTAAGAAATACACGCCGGCTTTCAAGGCTGAGTGCGTCCGCCAAGTGGCCGCCGGTTCCCGGCAGAGCGACGTGGCTCGTGCCCAGGGTATTTCGCCGGCCTTGCTGGGTCGCTGGCAACGCCAGGCTCTGGAAGCCGCCGTGCCCAGCAGCGCCGAGCGCGACGAAATCAAGCAGCTGCGGGCCACGCTCAAGCGCGTGGAAATGGAGCGCGATATTTTAAAAAAAGTCGTGACCATCTTTGCGCAACCGCCTCAGTCATGAGCCGCTACGCCTTTATCGCCGCCTGCACCGAGCCGTGGCCCGTGCAGTTGCTCTGCCAGGTGCTGGCCGTGAGCCCAGCCGGGTATTATCAGTGGCGGAACCGGCCGGCCGGCACGCCGACGCCGTGGCAAGTGGCGGCGCAAGCGGCCTTTACGCGCCACGCCCGACGCTACGGCACTCGGCGGCTGCGGGCCGAATTGCACGCTGAAGGCCACACTGTGGGCCGCTATGCATTGCGCACCTGGCTGCGCCAACACGGGCTGCGGGCCTTGAGCACCCGCCCGCACCGGCCGCGCACGACGGTGGCCGACCCAGCGGCCGTGGTGGCCGAAAACCGCTTGCTGGGTCAGTCGGCCCCCACCGCCCCGAACCAGGTCTGGGTCGGCGACATCACGTACCTGCCCCTGACGGGCGGGCGCTGGTGCTACCTGGCCACCTGGCGTGATGCCTGCTCACGGCGCGTAGTGGGCTGGCACTTGGCCGCCCAGATGCCGACCGAGTTGGTGCTCCACGCCTTGGAACAGGCCCTGACGCTGCGCCAGCCCGCGCCGGGGCTCATCATCCACGCCGACCGCGGCAGCCAGTACACCAGCGCGGCCTATCGCGCCCGCATCGCGCAAGCTGGCGCTCTGGCTAGCTTCAGCCGGCCGGGCAACCCGTACGATAACGCCCAGGCCGAAGCCGGCTGGAGTACACTCAAAACCGAGTTATTGCCGCCAGGCTCCGTTTTCGCCTCCCTCGAAGAAGCCCGTTTGGAAGTGGCCCACTACCTCGACACCTACTTCAACCTCGACCGCCGCCACTCCGCCCTCGGCTACCGCTCGCCTCATCAATTTGAACAGGACCTGAAAATCAACCTACCTTAACTCACTGTCCGTTTTTACTGGACCACCCCAGCTTGCGAGCGACAGGCCGGATGAAAAAAGGGGAAACGGAAGCTGAGGGAACAGCTGTCCAAGACTATAGCCTGTTCTTCTCAGCCAGGGTAGGGGGAACGGAAACACGCCAGCTTCTAGTCACTCACCCTGCCTTCGACGATGAAATGATCGATATTCTCTTTGTGGGAGACCTCGATGGAGACAGCATACCTGATGTGATAATCAATAAATCAAACCATTATAACGTCACCAATCCCGCCCTTTTTTTATCTAAGCCAGCAGGTAAAGGCACCTTGTTGAAAGAGGTAGGAGAACACAGAAGCATCGGGTGTTAACCTACTGGAAAGACGAGTCTCAGGAGGTAGATTTTCGCAGTTATGAAATCCCGTGGGGCCCCTTTACCTCCCTCCTATAAACCAAACCTGAGCAATGAGTCTTTTTGTCCCATAAGTCCAGTTATGATAAAGGCAGCAAACAATGCTCCTTCTCGGCCTCTGAACCACCGGTTTCTTAAACTCTCGAAGAGGACACCGTTCTTTGACCAAAGGCTACTACTGCAACCTCACCCTTGATTGGTATCGGGGCGGAGGCAATCATCGTGGTACTGGTTACCCCTATTCTCATCGCGTATGTGGTACTTGAAACTGTGGGCCGTGTTCTGCACCCTACTGTTCCTTTCTTTAATTTCCGGCATCGCGAGAGCAGGTGCCGCCGGTGCCCCCCCGCTACCCGTTCGATATGTGCTGCTGCAGGATTCCTCGTTCCACGCCACGTGGGTTCAAACAGAACGGCGGGTACGGGGCGCTCATCAGGCGTTGGACATCGTCAACATTCTGGTGCCCGAGTTCCGCATTCGCTATCTAACCCAACACGACCGGGGCGACCTTCGGGTGCGACTGGCACGAGAAGACGAATTACTGATTACCATGGCCGTGTTACCCGAGCTACAATCCGGCCGCGTGCAGTGGGTCCGTATCCGTTTGGATACTCTGGACCCAACCTGCAAGTTGTCTATGCGGGCGCTGGTCGCTGAGGGCTATGAGAAACTAATCGCCTACCGCCGCGCCGGCAACCCCTACATGAATTACGAAACCCGGCGCGACGACGTCAAACCCGTCGTATACCGAGATGGCCAGTATTGGACGACGCCCGATGATGTGCTGACGGAAGTGTACGTAGTGCATTCCCGGCGAACCTGGTACCCCACTGAGGCCGATAACGTGACCCTCAACCCGCAGGCCCGGGTGTTCACGCGCGCCGACATTCAGCGGGACATGCAGGCGGCCCAGACGGCCGGGGGCGAAGAGGCTCCTGAGTTGGGCTTAGTGCTCTCCTCCAAGCTGTTACTCGGCAAACGGACAGCCGCCCGTTATGAGTTTTGGTCGTTTGCGCCGCCCATTGTCGATGCGTCGCTCACTTACTACGGGGCTACTGAAGTCGCGTACGAGCCTGGAACCGGCATTGTAAGTGCCAAATACAACGAGTATTTTCATCTGTCAGCGATATCGCCGGACAACGTTTTTTTCACGGTCAAACAGCGCATTAAATTACCCAGCGTTCCATGATCTGACGCACATAGCAGGCAAAAGCTCGTTTCGCTTTTCGAACCCTTTGGCTAAACGACAAGGGGAAGAGCTTTCTACTGATTGTAGCTCCACGCGGTGACGCTGTCGTGGTCCAGAAACACGCGCAGGTCATCGGGAGCACCCAGCCCCATCTCGTAATGCAGTACTGGTGGATAAGGCGCCTCCGGCCAGGCATAGGTCGTGTCCGGCACACCAAGCAGTGCGGTTACTTCGACGCGTGACATGCCCGCCTTGACCTGGGGAAGTTTGGAGTATATGTGATTGGCTCGGTCGAAGACCAACGCATACAGCCCGTACCCGAGCGCAGCCAGCAGAAGGAAACCAATGAATAGTTTTTTCATCAGATGAGCAAAGTACCGCTCGATTCGCTAATCGAACCGTTTGCGCGAACGTCTCACTACCTTTTATTTTGATCGGCCTTGTCTTCTAATGAGCTCCCTTATGACCTGTCGAAATCTACTGGTATTCGTGGGAGCCAGCCTGTGCATGGCGGGGTGTACTGAGCACACCCCGCCCATTTCTTATCCCCCCGCCGTGGTGCAGGCGGGTGAAGCACAACGCTACCAAACGGCTCTGTGGAGCGTGTCCACCAGTTTCTTGGATAGCACCGTGTTTTGGCAGCCCCCTGGGGACTCGGTGTGGCGCACACTCGAAGGGCTGGTAAGCCTCGAGCAGCGTTTGGTCGCGTTCGAACGCGGGGCCGGTTCGACGCGCTTCGAGTTTGAACTCGTCGAGCGGCCAGGGGGCTCGCGATTGCGACTATGGGGAAATTGCATGCGCTACGGCCCGCCCGGAAGAGGCTTCCAACCCTTGGTGGCGGTGTGGGTCAACCAGCGTGACGGACTGATTGACTCCGTCTTAACCATCCACAACGTGCGCTTTACGGGCGTCGGACGGAAGGTTAATGAGAAGGGCGATTGGGTGCCCATGAACCGCCGTGAAGCCCGGCTGCTGCAGTTCCATACTGATTCCCCCTTCAAACGGGCGTTCCTGAGGGCTCACCATGCCAAACTGCCCCTCAGCCTACAGCGGCTCTGCTACGAAAAAGGCATTCTAAAATGACGTTCCATTTGCTTGAATCACCGTTTACTTAAACCCATTAACTTCCTTTGTGCTTACGGCTCGCTTTGACGCGAC from Hymenobacter canadensis encodes the following:
- a CDS encoding transposase, yielding MTEKSHPGGLAATRKKYTPAFKAECVRQVAAGSRQSDVARAQGISPALLGRWQRQALEAAVPSSAERDEIKQLRATLKRVEMERDILKKVVTIFAQPPQS
- a CDS encoding IS3 family transposase, with product MSRYAFIAACTEPWPVQLLCQVLAVSPAGYYQWRNRPAGTPTPWQVAAQAAFTRHARRYGTRRLRAELHAEGHTVGRYALRTWLRQHGLRALSTRPHRPRTTVADPAAVVAENRLLGQSAPTAPNQVWVGDITYLPLTGGRWCYLATWRDACSRRVVGWHLAAQMPTELVLHALEQALTLRQPAPGLIIHADRGSQYTSAAYRARIAQAGALASFSRPGNPYDNAQAEAGWSTLKTELLPPGSVFASLEEARLEVAHYLDTYFNLDRRHSALGYRSPHQFEQDLKINLP